Proteins encoded together in one Peribacillus asahii window:
- a CDS encoding aromatic amino acid transport family protein produces MHGNTAKKIELQAENTAVINEKYLDPKKWHKQDTTWALSLFGTAIGAGVLFLPINAGSGGLLSLLLITILAFPVMYYSHRALAKMIYASNSAEEGITGTIREYFGKKASVIFNIVYFFSIYTIVLMYSVALTNTASSFIVNQLHMKEPPRAILSLVLVLGLIAILNFGQDITVKIMSMLVYPFIASLLFIAISLIPQWNTSMLSFSSVSTGTGYFGVIWMILPIIVFSFNHSPIISSFVMKQRATYGIEATDAKSAQIQKVCYIMTFSVVMFFVWSSVLSLTPNDLVMAKEQNLSILSYLANELNSPIITIAAPIIAFVAITKSFLGHYVGAYEVMRDMIIEYSKARGKDVKEKTVKTMILVFVVLTCWYVAYANPSILGLIDTLSGPLVAAILCVLPMYTIRKVPVLAKYRGKMSNVFVIVVGVLTVLASIKAFF; encoded by the coding sequence ATGCATGGGAATACTGCTAAAAAAATAGAATTACAAGCTGAAAATACTGCAGTAATAAATGAAAAATATCTAGATCCTAAAAAATGGCATAAGCAAGATACTACCTGGGCATTGAGCCTTTTTGGAACAGCAATTGGAGCAGGAGTGCTCTTTTTACCTATTAATGCAGGTTCAGGAGGTTTATTATCATTACTGTTAATTACCATACTTGCATTTCCTGTAATGTATTATTCGCATAGGGCACTTGCTAAAATGATATACGCTTCCAATTCTGCTGAAGAGGGGATTACAGGTACGATAAGAGAGTATTTTGGAAAAAAGGCAAGTGTAATTTTTAACATCGTATATTTCTTCTCCATTTATACAATAGTGCTGATGTATTCGGTTGCACTTACAAATACAGCAAGTAGTTTCATCGTGAATCAATTGCACATGAAAGAGCCTCCAAGGGCCATTCTATCGCTTGTATTAGTACTCGGTCTTATAGCTATATTGAATTTTGGTCAAGATATCACTGTAAAGATAATGAGTATGCTAGTCTATCCTTTCATAGCTTCTCTGCTTTTTATCGCAATATCTTTGATTCCACAGTGGAATACGTCAATGCTTAGTTTTTCAAGTGTTTCAACAGGAACGGGATATTTTGGAGTGATATGGATGATACTACCAATCATAGTATTCTCGTTTAATCATTCTCCTATAATATCGTCATTTGTTATGAAACAGAGAGCAACCTATGGAATAGAAGCTACTGACGCCAAAAGTGCTCAAATACAAAAAGTTTGTTATATAATGACATTCTCGGTTGTTATGTTCTTTGTTTGGAGCAGTGTCTTGAGTTTGACTCCAAATGATCTTGTAATGGCAAAAGAACAGAACTTGTCAATATTATCATATCTTGCTAATGAGCTTAATTCGCCTATTATCACTATTGCAGCTCCTATCATTGCTTTTGTGGCCATAACAAAGTCCTTCCTTGGCCATTATGTAGGAGCATATGAGGTAATGCGTGACATGATTATTGAGTACAGTAAAGCACGCGGAAAAGATGTAAAAGAAAAAACAGTTAAGACAATGATCCTTGTTTTTGTCGTATTAACATGCTGGTATGTTGCTTATGCAAATCCAAGTATTCTTGGACTCATTGATACCCTCAGCGGTCCGCTAGTTGCTGCTATCTTATGTGTATTACCAATGTATACAATCCGTAAAGTACCTGTACTAGCTAAATACAGAGGGAAAATGAGCAATGTGTTTGTCATTGTTGTAGGTGTGCTCACTGTCCTAGCAAGTATTAAAGCATTTTTCTAA